The following are from one region of the Ornithodoros turicata isolate Travis unplaced genomic scaffold, ASM3712646v1 Chromosome76, whole genome shotgun sequence genome:
- the LOC135374546 gene encoding uncharacterized protein LOC135374546 isoform X1: MVTCHLCSQHERQYYATALGLQIHLANVHNLQAPCIPFCETLCTLRNYTNRFELHLHDRDVSGHDVTTFFHEYRQYIADVLRHFGFPLRYFVLLKVELGRHTPDDELQLEISFVPSKVVTVWSEADVEPSITQVTAEIAQNLENLEVEGSGFFLFRIHACIMNIGRLMPQLIGCAQFELPQELKHKFRSLLCVDFGLHEDEQNMCFAFSVIAALHPATGYRRRRASSYRPYISEYVFPKTFPVAFPKEVEAFEKNNGISINVYAYEREDKSLYPIKVVDDEREKHVDLLLIDSHFLLITNFNGLFQPSGRFHCKRCMMGFSSDRILSDHLKMCLHQKVAKTIYPKKGETVAFAGEHLMSEVPFYCVYDFESVLSPCLEETNVYEDHCPSSFCLLVIRASDSHVLQKHLFRGPNCVTVFMELLRKLHDEILGWIHAFAPLEMTEENERQHTAATHCNICKESFAKRQKVRDHDHVSGEFRQTLCQTCNLKLRVPPKIPIIAHNANYDMSFLLSHLHLLKKSDINVIATSCQKFKAIDIGSYRFLDSLSFLNASLETLVKNLRDKGESNFQCLRQFFPNEEHFQLVVRKGVFCYNFVTSFEAYDEPSLPPRDKFFNILNGTEVSEQDYNHAQNVYEKFRLKSLGEYSDLYLLTDTLLLADVFQNFRKWTLDVHKIEPFHFVSLPGLSMSCALKMSQVELELINDPNAYLLIENGLRGGVTQCSLRKATANVPGTEQFDPEKEKKIINYIDVNGLYGAVMREPLPYGGFEWLTEEEIVNLDIAQIRDDSPVGYFLEVDLVYDRATHERHRDLPVAPEKMSVRYELLSDYQKALMKKFNLPQKATEAKLLLTLFDKERYFLHYRNLQLYLQLGLRLTKVHRVLKFNQKPFLRSYVDFNHELRKRATNAFEKQQSKLMINSVYGRTCMQVRKFVNCRLTVTDEQVLKLLRKPNLKQFRPLSSHVILFQFSQSVLRMKQPLYLGFTILELSKLKMFDFYHNHLLRVAPDTRLLYMDTDSYIVMLSDDKVLHELADEHLDNSGYDPDHPLYSTKNRMVLGKFKNELPRDHILGFCCLKPKLYALDLCSKKQYNRAKGVKQCEAQKLHFSMYTNALEQGTMHKVKQNLIVHKDNVNKSVSVTKIALNPLDTKRFICDDGIDTLPFGYG, from the coding sequence ATGGTGACGTGTCACTTATGCTCCCAGCACGAACGGCAGTATTATGCAACAGCATTAGGTCTTCAGATTCACTTGGCAAATGTTCACAATCTTCAAGCCCCCTGCATTCCTTTTTGTGAGACTTTGTGCACACTGCGAAACTATACTAATCGGTTCGAGCTACATTTACACGACAGGGACGTTAGCGGACATGATGTTACAACCTTTTTTCACGAGTACAGACAGTACATTGCTGATGTCTTACGACACTTTGGTTTCCCACTGCGCTATTTTGTATTGCTTAAAGTGGAACTTGGTCGTCACACGCCAGACGATGAGTTACAGCTCGAAATTAGTTTCGTGCCTTCCAAAGTAGTGACAGTATGGTCAGAGGCAGATGTAGAACCTTCTATCACTCAAGTGACTGCTGAAAtagcacaaaatttggaaaacctcgaagtagaaggttcaggtttttttctctttcgcattcatgcctgtatcatgaacattggacgtttgatgcctcaactgattggatgtgcccagtttgagttaccgcaagaattgaagcataagtttcgttctctgttgtgtgtggactttggtttgcatgaagatgagcagaacatgtgttttgccttCTCTGTAATAGCTGCACTGCATCCTGCTACTGGTTATCGCAGGCGTAGGGCATCTTCGTACAGACCATATATTTCTGAGTATGTTTTTCCGAAAACATTCCcggtagctttcccaaaagaggttgaagcattcgaaaaaaataatggtatcagtatcaatgtgtacgcctacgaaagggaagacaaatctctgtaccccatcaaggttgtcgatgacgagcgtgagaaacatgtggatctgttgctaatcgactctcattttctgcttatcacaaattttaatggattatttcaacctagcggacggtttcattgcaagaggtgtatgatgggcttctcatcagacagaatcctcagtgatcatttaaagatgtgtttgcatcagaaggttgctaagacaatttaccctaagaagggagagacggtagcatttgccggggaacatctcatgtcggaagtccctttctactgtgtatatgattttgaaagtgttttgtcaccttgtttggaggaaacaaacgtgtatgaggatcactgtccttcctcattttgccttttggttatacgtgcatccgactcacacgtgttgcaaaagcatcttttccgtggtcctaattgtgtcacagtatttatggagctgctgcggaaattgcatgacgaaattttaggatggatacatgcttttgcacctctagaaatgactgaagagaatgagcgtcaacatacagcagccactcattgtaatatctgcaaagaatcctttgctaaaagacaaaaagttcgagaccatgaccatgtaagcggagaatttcgacaaacactatgtcagacgtgtaacctgaaactgagagtgccacccaagattccaatcattgcacataatgctaactatgacatgagttttctcctgtctcatttacatctgcttaagaagtcagacatcaacgtgattgccaccagctgtcaaaaatttaaagcaattgacatcggctcttatcgattcttggacagtttgagttttctgaacgcaagccttgaaacactggtgaaaaatctacgtgataaaggtgaatccaactttcaatgccttcgccagttttttccaaatgaggaacactttcagctggttgttcgtaagggggtcttctgttataactttgtcaccagttttgaagcctatgatgagccttcgctaccacctcgagataagttctttaacattttgaatggaaccgaagtaagtgaacaagactacaaccacgcgcagaatgtgtatgaaaaatttcggctcaagagtcttggagagtattcggacttataccttctgacagacacactgcttttagcagatgtgtttcagaactttcgaaagtggacactcgatgtgcacaagattgaaccgtttcattttgtatcccttccaggattaagcatgtcttgtgCACTAAAAATGAGTCAGGTAGAACTAGAACTAATTAACGACCCCAACGCGTACCTGCTCATCGAGAATGGCTTACGAGGAGGTGTCACACAGTGCTCCCTGAGAAAAGCAACTGCGAATGTGCCAGGAACAGAACAGTTTgatcccgaaaaagaaaaaaaaataattaactaCATTGATGTAAATGGCCTGTATGGAGCAGTCATGAGAGAACCATTGCCTTACGGAGGATTTGAGTGGCTCACTGAGGAGGAAATTGTTAACTTGGATATAGCTCAGATACGAGATGATAGCCCTGTGGGTTACTTTCTTGAGGTAGACCTAGTGTATGACCGAGCAACTCATGAACGCCACAGAGATCTTCCCGTTGCCCCTGAAAAAATGTCCGTTCGTTATGAGCTATTGTCAGACTATCAGAAGGCGCTCATGAAGAAGTTCAATCTTCCACAGAAAGCTACCGAAGCAAAACTGTTGCTAACATTATTTGATAAAGAGAGGTACTTTCTCCACTATCGCAATTTGCAACTGTATCTGCAATTGGGGTTGCGTCTCActaaagttcacagggttctcaagttcaatcaaaagccctttctgcgatcctatgtcgacttcaatcacgaACTTCGGAAGCGAGCTACAAACGCATTTGAGAAACAGCAATCAAAGCTAATGATTAATAGTGTATATGGCAGGACATGTATGCAAGTCAGGAAATTCGTAAATTGTCGCCTCACAGTAACAGATGAGCAAGTGTTGAAGCTTCTACGTAAACCAAACTTGAAACAGTTCCGCCCTCTGAGCTCTCACGTCATCTTGTTCCAATTTAGTCAGTCTGTTCTTCGCATGAAGCAACCGCTGTACCTGGGCTTCACAATATTGGAATTGTctaagctgaagatgtttgatttttatcaTAACCATCTTCTCCGTGTAGCCCCTGATACACGACTGCTATACATGGACACTGATTCTTACATTGTGATGCTGAGTGACGATAAAGTACTCCACGAACTAGCTGACGAGCATCTAGACAACTCTGGATATGACCCTGATCACCCACTCTATTCGACAAAAAACAGGATGGTACTAGGAAagtttaaaaatgagcttcctcgtgatcacattcttggcttctgttgtctgaagccaaagctgtacgccctcgatctgtgcagcaaaaagcagtacaatcgCGCTAAGGGTGTTAAACAATGTGAAGCACAAAAACTCCACTTCTCTATGTATACGAATGCTCTCGAGCAGGGCACAATGCATAAAGTTaaacagaacctcattgtgcacaaggacaatgtcaacaaaagtgtgtcagtgacaaaaatagccctcaatccactggatacgaaacgcttcatttgtgatgatggaattgacacgctaccttttggctatggttga
- the LOC135374546 gene encoding uncharacterized protein LOC135374546 isoform X2: protein MNIGRLMPQLIGCAQFELPQELKHKFRSLLCVDFGLHEDEQNMCFAFSVIAALHPATGYRRRRASSYRPYISEYVFPKTFPVAFPKEVEAFEKNNGISINVYAYEREDKSLYPIKVVDDEREKHVDLLLIDSHFLLITNFNGLFQPSGRFHCKRCMMGFSSDRILSDHLKMCLHQKVAKTIYPKKGETVAFAGEHLMSEVPFYCVYDFESVLSPCLEETNVYEDHCPSSFCLLVIRASDSHVLQKHLFRGPNCVTVFMELLRKLHDEILGWIHAFAPLEMTEENERQHTAATHCNICKESFAKRQKVRDHDHVSGEFRQTLCQTCNLKLRVPPKIPIIAHNANYDMSFLLSHLHLLKKSDINVIATSCQKFKAIDIGSYRFLDSLSFLNASLETLVKNLRDKGESNFQCLRQFFPNEEHFQLVVRKGVFCYNFVTSFEAYDEPSLPPRDKFFNILNGTEVSEQDYNHAQNVYEKFRLKSLGEYSDLYLLTDTLLLADVFQNFRKWTLDVHKIEPFHFVSLPGLSMSCALKMSQVELELINDPNAYLLIENGLRGGVTQCSLRKATANVPGTEQFDPEKEKKIINYIDVNGLYGAVMREPLPYGGFEWLTEEEIVNLDIAQIRDDSPVGYFLEVDLVYDRATHERHRDLPVAPEKMSVRYELLSDYQKALMKKFNLPQKATEAKLLLTLFDKERYFLHYRNLQLYLQLGLRLTKVHRVLKFNQKPFLRSYVDFNHELRKRATNAFEKQQSKLMINSVYGRTCMQVRKFVNCRLTVTDEQVLKLLRKPNLKQFRPLSSHVILFQFSQSVLRMKQPLYLGFTILELSKLKMFDFYHNHLLRVAPDTRLLYMDTDSYIVMLSDDKVLHELADEHLDNSGYDPDHPLYSTKNRMVLGKFKNELPRDHILGFCCLKPKLYALDLCSKKQYNRAKGVKQCEAQKLHFSMYTNALEQGTMHKVKQNLIVHKDNVNKSVSVTKIALNPLDTKRFICDDGIDTLPFGYG, encoded by the coding sequence atgaacattggacgtttgatgcctcaactgattggatgtgcccagtttgagttaccgcaagaattgaagcataagtttcgttctctgttgtgtgtggactttggtttgcatgaagatgagcagaacatgtgttttgccttCTCTGTAATAGCTGCACTGCATCCTGCTACTGGTTATCGCAGGCGTAGGGCATCTTCGTACAGACCATATATTTCTGAGTATGTTTTTCCGAAAACATTCCcggtagctttcccaaaagaggttgaagcattcgaaaaaaataatggtatcagtatcaatgtgtacgcctacgaaagggaagacaaatctctgtaccccatcaaggttgtcgatgacgagcgtgagaaacatgtggatctgttgctaatcgactctcattttctgcttatcacaaattttaatggattatttcaacctagcggacggtttcattgcaagaggtgtatgatgggcttctcatcagacagaatcctcagtgatcatttaaagatgtgtttgcatcagaaggttgctaagacaatttaccctaagaagggagagacggtagcatttgccggggaacatctcatgtcggaagtccctttctactgtgtatatgattttgaaagtgttttgtcaccttgtttggaggaaacaaacgtgtatgaggatcactgtccttcctcattttgccttttggttatacgtgcatccgactcacacgtgttgcaaaagcatcttttccgtggtcctaattgtgtcacagtatttatggagctgctgcggaaattgcatgacgaaattttaggatggatacatgcttttgcacctctagaaatgactgaagagaatgagcgtcaacatacagcagccactcattgtaatatctgcaaagaatcctttgctaaaagacaaaaagttcgagaccatgaccatgtaagcggagaatttcgacaaacactatgtcagacgtgtaacctgaaactgagagtgccacccaagattccaatcattgcacataatgctaactatgacatgagttttctcctgtctcatttacatctgcttaagaagtcagacatcaacgtgattgccaccagctgtcaaaaatttaaagcaattgacatcggctcttatcgattcttggacagtttgagttttctgaacgcaagccttgaaacactggtgaaaaatctacgtgataaaggtgaatccaactttcaatgccttcgccagttttttccaaatgaggaacactttcagctggttgttcgtaagggggtcttctgttataactttgtcaccagttttgaagcctatgatgagccttcgctaccacctcgagataagttctttaacattttgaatggaaccgaagtaagtgaacaagactacaaccacgcgcagaatgtgtatgaaaaatttcggctcaagagtcttggagagtattcggacttataccttctgacagacacactgcttttagcagatgtgtttcagaactttcgaaagtggacactcgatgtgcacaagattgaaccgtttcattttgtatcccttccaggattaagcatgtcttgtgCACTAAAAATGAGTCAGGTAGAACTAGAACTAATTAACGACCCCAACGCGTACCTGCTCATCGAGAATGGCTTACGAGGAGGTGTCACACAGTGCTCCCTGAGAAAAGCAACTGCGAATGTGCCAGGAACAGAACAGTTTgatcccgaaaaagaaaaaaaaataattaactaCATTGATGTAAATGGCCTGTATGGAGCAGTCATGAGAGAACCATTGCCTTACGGAGGATTTGAGTGGCTCACTGAGGAGGAAATTGTTAACTTGGATATAGCTCAGATACGAGATGATAGCCCTGTGGGTTACTTTCTTGAGGTAGACCTAGTGTATGACCGAGCAACTCATGAACGCCACAGAGATCTTCCCGTTGCCCCTGAAAAAATGTCCGTTCGTTATGAGCTATTGTCAGACTATCAGAAGGCGCTCATGAAGAAGTTCAATCTTCCACAGAAAGCTACCGAAGCAAAACTGTTGCTAACATTATTTGATAAAGAGAGGTACTTTCTCCACTATCGCAATTTGCAACTGTATCTGCAATTGGGGTTGCGTCTCActaaagttcacagggttctcaagttcaatcaaaagccctttctgcgatcctatgtcgacttcaatcacgaACTTCGGAAGCGAGCTACAAACGCATTTGAGAAACAGCAATCAAAGCTAATGATTAATAGTGTATATGGCAGGACATGTATGCAAGTCAGGAAATTCGTAAATTGTCGCCTCACAGTAACAGATGAGCAAGTGTTGAAGCTTCTACGTAAACCAAACTTGAAACAGTTCCGCCCTCTGAGCTCTCACGTCATCTTGTTCCAATTTAGTCAGTCTGTTCTTCGCATGAAGCAACCGCTGTACCTGGGCTTCACAATATTGGAATTGTctaagctgaagatgtttgatttttatcaTAACCATCTTCTCCGTGTAGCCCCTGATACACGACTGCTATACATGGACACTGATTCTTACATTGTGATGCTGAGTGACGATAAAGTACTCCACGAACTAGCTGACGAGCATCTAGACAACTCTGGATATGACCCTGATCACCCACTCTATTCGACAAAAAACAGGATGGTACTAGGAAagtttaaaaatgagcttcctcgtgatcacattcttggcttctgttgtctgaagccaaagctgtacgccctcgatctgtgcagcaaaaagcagtacaatcgCGCTAAGGGTGTTAAACAATGTGAAGCACAAAAACTCCACTTCTCTATGTATACGAATGCTCTCGAGCAGGGCACAATGCATAAAGTTaaacagaacctcattgtgcacaaggacaatgtcaacaaaagtgtgtcagtgacaaaaatagccctcaatccactggatacgaaacgcttcatttgtgatgatggaattgacacgctaccttttggctatggttga